A single window of Arcobacter venerupis DNA harbors:
- a CDS encoding flagellar hook-basal body complex protein, whose amino-acid sequence MIGALWTGISGLASQQKALDNESNNIANVNTIGYKASRISFADQMYQDRIGKGSTVLDAEKLYTQGGTKLTGVNYDMALNGDGFFTVMKSSTSGGSETFYTRAGNFRMGDNGTLQDSAGNEVQGWMMSPIDSQNDVTSTNPNTSVFTSDFTKPLASRIIRHGTYIETITAKATDYNLTAKSDSSTVFSGDGGKTKSSKVSDIEAAIKDYTNWLQKLKEEPDALSATSIPQISQINFKSGSESVIGKDSDQIYVYIDGNKISQKFVVTSASDSLKAELFADDPVTYADPTGTLTPAQIAVYDKAAGKIATYKALADQISEIPGLVATMAIDSGRADAFNTGETYTSSTNNIDMLKGIIQIKSLIPGQEFKISEVAESAGEESVVQGNFQTTSTASKGSGIGALDASRDALTKLITGKQQDVYTASNLGIDGTPKDYTYGLTIYDKELRINLPIPNDGGVPPQAKPFYIDNAASIDDVVSQINSNPDLSAQVVARNVNGNLVVETLDSNYDVEFTGSMKVSDDASGTAVAPAGVFTPIDVNANYSGRKGAGAEFIEITNKVDQTSTKGSLQLRLDTLGISDSPFGEFSVDSTGLITMKQDGVEFAIGQVAVAVFNNNRGLNPVGGNLLAKTNESGDPIYNLNNAKTAEIQTKTLELSTADLSESLVNLMVFQRAFEANAKSITTADELLTTLIGLKR is encoded by the coding sequence ATGATAGGAGCACTTTGGACAGGAATCTCAGGATTAGCGTCACAACAAAAAGCTTTAGATAATGAGTCAAATAATATAGCAAATGTAAATACAATAGGATATAAAGCCTCAAGAATTTCATTTGCAGATCAAATGTACCAAGATAGAATTGGAAAAGGTTCTACAGTACTTGATGCAGAAAAATTATATACTCAAGGTGGTACCAAATTAACTGGTGTAAACTATGATATGGCATTGAATGGGGATGGATTTTTTACAGTAATGAAATCAAGTACTTCAGGAGGATCTGAAACCTTTTATACAAGAGCTGGGAATTTTAGAATGGGTGATAATGGAACTCTTCAAGATTCAGCAGGAAATGAGGTACAAGGTTGGATGATGAGTCCAATTGATAGCCAAAATGATGTAACAAGTACAAATCCAAATACAAGTGTTTTTACTTCTGATTTTACTAAACCTTTAGCTTCAAGAATAATAAGGCACGGTACTTACATAGAAACAATTACAGCTAAAGCAACTGATTATAACTTGACTGCAAAATCAGATTCAAGCACAGTTTTTAGTGGAGATGGTGGAAAAACAAAATCTTCAAAAGTCTCTGATATTGAAGCAGCAATAAAAGATTATACTAATTGGTTACAAAAATTAAAAGAGGAACCAGATGCTTTATCAGCCACATCAATTCCTCAAATATCTCAAATTAATTTTAAATCAGGTAGTGAGTCAGTTATTGGAAAAGATTCAGATCAAATATATGTATATATAGATGGGAATAAAATTTCACAAAAATTTGTTGTAACTAGTGCAAGTGATTCTCTAAAAGCTGAACTTTTTGCTGATGATCCTGTAACATACGCAGATCCAACTGGAACTTTAACACCAGCACAAATTGCAGTTTATGATAAAGCTGCAGGTAAAATTGCTACATATAAAGCATTAGCTGATCAAATTTCAGAGATACCCGGTCTTGTGGCAACAATGGCTATTGACTCTGGAAGAGCAGATGCTTTTAATACAGGGGAAACATATACATCTTCGACAAATAATATTGATATGTTAAAAGGTATTATTCAAATTAAATCATTAATTCCTGGTCAAGAATTTAAAATATCAGAAGTAGCAGAATCAGCTGGTGAAGAATCAGTAGTTCAAGGAAATTTCCAAACAACATCAACAGCATCAAAAGGTTCAGGAATTGGTGCATTAGATGCCTCAAGAGATGCTCTTACTAAGTTAATAACTGGAAAACAACAAGATGTTTATACTGCTTCTAATTTGGGAATTGATGGCACACCTAAAGATTATACTTATGGCTTAACTATATATGATAAAGAGTTAAGAATTAACTTACCAATACCAAATGATGGTGGTGTTCCTCCTCAAGCTAAACCTTTTTATATTGATAATGCAGCAAGTATTGATGATGTAGTTTCGCAAATTAATTCTAATCCAGATTTATCAGCACAAGTTGTAGCAAGAAATGTAAATGGAAATTTAGTAGTAGAGACACTTGATTCAAATTATGATGTTGAATTTACAGGAAGTATGAAAGTTTCTGATGATGCTTCAGGTACAGCAGTGGCTCCTGCTGGAGTTTTCACTCCAATAGATGTAAATGCTAATTATTCAGGAAGAAAAGGTGCTGGTGCAGAATTTATTGAAATAACAAATAAAGTTGACCAAACATCAACAAAAGGAAGTTTACAATTAAGATTGGACACTTTAGGTATTTCTGATTCTCCTTTTGGAGAATTCTCAGTTGATAGTACAGGTCTTATTACAATGAAACAAGATGGCGTTGAATTTGCTATTGGTCAAGTTGCAGTTGCTGTTTTTAATAATAATAGAGGATTAAATCCAGTAGGTGGAAATCTTTTAGCAAAAACAAATGAATCAGGTGATCCTATTTATAATTTAAATAATGCTAAAACAGCTGAAATACAAACTAAAACATTAGAACTAAGTACCGCTGACTTATCAGAGAGCCTTGTAAATTTAATGGTTTTTCAAAGAGCTTTTGAAGCAAATGCTAAATCTATTACTACAGCTGACGAACTTTTAACTACCTTAATTGGCTTAAAAAGATAA
- a CDS encoding FliM/FliN family flagellar motor switch protein translates to MASDLSNIFKEELSNTLEQLLSKSAQIEDIVALVSDNFDSTQLVECIVKFDFKGISPKISFYIPTLTATKFEYLMLGGMGDLKEHIDDEITDAVNEIISNICGSFCTSANAQGLGDIGTIKSEVKSSIIIEGSSLENKTNIYEMIVSLDDEKLPFIICFDDMILPFFSSITGVNSDEIETRSETPTVMSNNNYNMYSNQPTVQTPKNLELLYNIKLKLSVRLGTKVVLLKDILRWDVGEIIELEQMVNEPLEVLVNGVKIGVGEAVIVEGKFGLKIKKIGNEDFRLNHIGL, encoded by the coding sequence TTGGCATCAGATTTATCAAATATATTTAAAGAAGAACTCTCAAATACATTAGAACAATTATTATCAAAAAGTGCTCAGATTGAAGATATAGTAGCTTTAGTTAGTGATAATTTTGATTCTACGCAGCTTGTTGAATGTATTGTTAAATTTGATTTTAAAGGAATCTCTCCTAAAATTAGTTTTTATATACCAACATTAACTGCTACGAAATTTGAGTATTTGATGCTTGGAGGAATGGGAGATTTAAAAGAACATATTGATGATGAAATTACAGATGCTGTAAATGAAATAATTTCAAATATCTGTGGAAGTTTTTGTACTTCTGCTAATGCACAAGGATTAGGTGATATTGGAACAATAAAATCAGAAGTAAAAAGTTCAATAATTATTGAAGGTTCTTCATTAGAAAATAAAACAAATATTTATGAAATGATTGTTTCTTTGGATGATGAAAAATTGCCTTTTATTATATGTTTTGATGATATGATTTTACCATTCTTTTCTTCTATTACAGGAGTAAACTCAGATGAAATAGAAACAAGAAGTGAGACGCCAACTGTTATGTCAAATAATAATTATAATATGTACTCGAATCAACCAACGGTACAAACTCCAAAAAATCTTGAACTTTTATATAACATAAAATTAAAACTTAGTGTTCGATTAGGAACAAAAGTCGTTTTATTAAAAGATATTTTAAGATGGGATGTTGGAGAAATTATAGAACTTGAGCAAATGGTAAATGAACCATTGGAAGTTTTAGTTAATGGCGTAAAAATTGGAGTGGGTGAAGCTGTAATTGTAGAGGGAAAATTTGGGCTTAAAATTAAGAAAATCGGAAATGAAGATTTTAGACTAAATCATATAGGATTGTAA
- the flhF gene encoding flagellar biosynthesis protein FlhF, with amino-acid sequence MNMLSFLGETPTIALRQAQEECGEDAIVISTKKISTQQNGKSMYEVVVAVEDEQKKKNLQYTKTAITKASENSQPIKTQVYDFKEEILKMQSVLEQVQKSIWNPKSQLYDLTIPPEFASMYNIFEQNEFDQEMTYTIMKKTIKQLPIALKSNPKKVNDFFKLILRRVIPIKHEVPLRKHQRKIIMMVGPTGVGKTTTISKLAARYAYKLGQNYKVGIVTLDSFRVGAIEQLQAYTNIMRLPLEIVKKPEGLSEALLRLKDCNYIFIDTAGSSQYDVDKIELINEYQKRVEELPIEKILVLPANVKHSDLLEIYKNYSRLSIDYLTFTKLDETRSFGNLISFAHKTKKSITYFSIGQNVPDDLIVSDSTYLIDCFMNKQCVRR; translated from the coding sequence ATGAATATGCTCTCTTTCTTAGGAGAAACCCCTACAATTGCTCTACGTCAAGCACAAGAAGAGTGCGGAGAAGATGCAATTGTAATATCTACAAAAAAAATATCAACACAACAAAATGGTAAAAGTATGTATGAAGTTGTTGTGGCTGTTGAAGATGAACAAAAAAAGAAAAATTTACAATATACAAAAACTGCAATAACTAAAGCAAGTGAAAATTCTCAGCCAATAAAAACGCAAGTTTATGATTTTAAAGAAGAAATCCTAAAAATGCAAAGTGTTTTAGAACAAGTTCAAAAATCAATTTGGAATCCAAAAAGTCAACTTTACGATTTAACTATTCCTCCTGAATTTGCATCTATGTATAATATTTTTGAACAAAATGAGTTTGATCAAGAAATGACTTATACTATTATGAAAAAAACTATTAAACAATTACCTATTGCATTAAAGTCAAATCCAAAAAAAGTTAATGATTTTTTTAAATTGATTCTAAGAAGAGTAATTCCTATAAAACATGAAGTACCTTTGCGAAAACATCAAAGAAAAATAATTATGATGGTAGGACCAACTGGTGTCGGCAAAACTACAACTATTTCGAAACTTGCAGCAAGATATGCTTATAAATTGGGACAAAATTATAAAGTTGGTATTGTAACTCTTGATTCTTTTAGAGTTGGTGCAATTGAGCAATTACAAGCTTATACAAATATTATGAGACTCCCTTTAGAGATTGTAAAAAAACCTGAGGGATTATCTGAAGCACTTTTAAGATTAAAAGATTGTAATTATATTTTTATTGATACAGCAGGTTCAAGTCAATATGATGTTGATAAAATTGAACTTATAAATGAATATCAGAAAAGAGTTGAAGAGTTACCAATTGAGAAGATTTTAGTACTTCCTGCAAATGTTAAACATAGTGATTTATTAGAGATTTATAAGAATTATTCTAGGCTTTCTATTGATTATTTAACTTTTACTAAATTAGATGAAACAAGAAGTTTTGGAAACCTTATCTCTTTTGCTCACAAAACAAAAAAATCAATTACATATTTCTCAATTGGACAAAATGTTCCAGATGATTTAATTGTTTCTGATTCAACATATCTAATTGATTGTTTTATGAATAAACAATGTGTTAGGAGATAG
- a CDS encoding tetratricopeptide repeat protein — translation MNLVYKLLLTAIFINYTLCANEDVIESQPEIIFQFEKLKKSQENLSLQIDFNKAVLHLSKDEYEEAIKLFEKTSKIIEVPSYLNMGIAYYKLGSIDNAIVYLNKIYEKPENANIHTFPYMSACYYLYQISKDNKYLDTIVKVSKKFKNLSEHSKRMLSDTYIILKEYENALDVLNTMDYAMDLKKALIYIKLKEYEKASLLLKKAKDQNVNPNTIDKILWFLSYTDLKMNNIEGLKETLDLINERKNTFKANTELPLEIFFNKNKYTTKQYLDSVIKFDEDRKVDFIFYFAPFIFSDSQEIIYDSLKGFIYNQKESILNLEEMVEYNAKFLKIVKEDPIIRVVELQKMLTKDTKSYIFYNLALSFAQINDFNNAFKYFERAYKLNPGNKLYSIMYLITANRLNIKVKDKEYIESNIKSNNGLYNYFSKEIYKLFINPQFTSADKPLEYESTIFYQAIDFLKAMDSGKLDENHILLDEHFKDPLTFLIKLVQRRKSETDYSYHSRLQDSLPLTLNNQFLEGPLIITRYYVDILKGLGLFSKADMNITGKKTPSYLRTKALKDLHSNAPDESIKTLEYLQLEYKLEDKYTMYLMVAALLEAGRYNDASIQISLIKAILNDQDADFLTAIQLIQELKISSAKQYLIRPYLDSLIDFKLIGFDEYLESL, via the coding sequence ATGAATTTAGTATATAAATTATTATTAACAGCTATATTTATAAATTATACTTTATGTGCTAATGAAGATGTAATTGAATCACAACCTGAAATAATATTTCAGTTTGAGAAATTAAAAAAATCTCAAGAGAATCTGTCTTTACAAATTGATTTTAATAAAGCAGTTTTACATTTAAGTAAAGATGAATACGAAGAAGCAATTAAACTTTTTGAAAAAACTTCTAAAATAATTGAAGTTCCATCTTATTTAAACATGGGAATTGCATATTATAAATTGGGTTCAATTGATAATGCAATAGTGTATTTAAATAAAATTTATGAAAAACCAGAAAATGCAAATATTCATACTTTCCCTTATATGTCAGCATGTTATTATCTATATCAAATCTCAAAAGATAATAAGTATCTTGATACTATCGTAAAAGTTTCAAAAAAATTTAAAAATTTATCAGAACACTCAAAAAGAATGCTTTCTGATACTTATATAATTTTAAAAGAGTATGAGAATGCTTTAGATGTTTTAAATACAATGGATTATGCTATGGATTTAAAAAAAGCATTAATTTATATAAAATTAAAAGAGTATGAAAAAGCAAGTTTATTATTAAAAAAAGCAAAAGATCAAAATGTAAATCCAAATACAATCGATAAAATTCTATGGTTTTTAAGTTATACTGATTTAAAAATGAATAATATTGAAGGATTAAAAGAGACTTTAGATTTAATAAATGAGAGAAAAAACACTTTTAAAGCGAATACTGAATTACCTTTAGAAATATTTTTTAATAAAAATAAATATACAACAAAACAATATTTAGATTCAGTTATAAAATTTGATGAAGATAGAAAAGTTGATTTTATTTTTTATTTTGCACCATTTATTTTTTCAGATTCTCAGGAGATTATTTATGATAGTTTGAAAGGTTTTATTTATAATCAAAAAGAAAGTATTTTAAATCTTGAAGAGATGGTTGAATATAATGCAAAATTTCTTAAAATTGTAAAAGAAGACCCAATTATAAGAGTTGTGGAACTTCAGAAAATGTTGACTAAAGATACAAAATCTTATATTTTTTATAATTTGGCACTATCTTTTGCTCAAATAAATGACTTTAATAATGCCTTTAAGTATTTTGAACGAGCATATAAATTAAATCCAGGTAATAAACTTTACTCAATTATGTATTTAATAACTGCGAATAGATTAAATATAAAAGTAAAAGATAAAGAGTATATAGAATCAAATATAAAAAGTAATAATGGTCTTTATAATTATTTTTCTAAAGAAATATACAAATTATTTATTAACCCTCAATTCACATCAGCAGATAAACCTTTAGAATATGAAAGTACTATATTTTATCAAGCAATAGATTTCTTAAAAGCTATGGATAGTGGAAAATTAGATGAAAATCATATTTTATTAGATGAGCATTTTAAAGATCCTTTAACATTTTTAATAAAATTAGTTCAACGAAGAAAAAGTGAAACAGATTACTCTTATCATTCAAGATTACAAGATTCATTACCTTTAACATTAAATAATCAATTTTTAGAAGGTCCACTAATTATTACAAGATATTATGTAGATATTTTGAAAGGTTTAGGTCTTTTCTCAAAAGCTGATATGAATATTACAGGTAAAAAAACACCTTCATATTTAAGAACTAAAGCGTTAAAAGATTTACACTCTAATGCACCTGATGAATCTATAAAAACTTTAGAGTATTTACAATTAGAATATAAACTTGAAGATAAATATACGATGTATTTAATGGTTGCTGCATTATTAGAAGCGGGAAGATATAATGATGCCTCAATACAAATATCATTAATTAAAGCCATTTTAAATGATCAAGATGCAGATTTTTTAACTGCAATTCAATTAATTCAAGAGTTAAAAATTTCAAGTGCTAAGCAATATTTGATTCGACCTTACTTAGATTCTTTGATAGATTTCAAATTAATAGGATTTGATGAGTATTTGGAATCTCTATAG
- a CDS encoding rod-binding protein, giving the protein MEIGTNNVINQDLLQSSKLSNIKQENLKNNDDEQLKKVCNDFESFFLNQIMDVSLRSTKVAGEGAGSDIIKGMYTQAIADNSSGSLGISNMLYEFLTKNNK; this is encoded by the coding sequence ATGGAAATAGGAACTAATAATGTAATAAATCAAGATTTATTACAAAGTAGTAAATTAAGTAATATAAAACAAGAAAACTTAAAAAATAATGATGATGAACAATTAAAAAAAGTTTGTAATGATTTTGAATCATTTTTTTTAAATCAAATTATGGATGTATCTTTACGATCAACAAAAGTTGCAGGGGAAGGTGCTGGTTCTGATATAATAAAAGGAATGTATACACAAGCTATTGCTGATAACTCTTCTGGAAGTTTAGGAATTAGCAATATGTTATATGAATTTTTAACTAAAAATAATAAATAA
- a CDS encoding motility protein A, with product MDKSTAGGLGGGWALIALAIILGGVGFGPYVDVPSVVIVIGGTIAVTAAQFESSDLKRIMPAFKVALNEVKVEPLPELVEKIVFYATEIKKHGVMQIEQKVLQETNPFFREAFQLLVDGTKADVLQPLMELKLEHMEKRHSTMISIFGNIGGTAGAMGMIGTLVGLVAMLANLSDPAAVGPAMAVALLTTLYGALLGTLFAGIAESKLSQKHSKEATACEVIIHGATMIAAEESIGNIKMQLNSILVEVVE from the coding sequence ATGGATAAAAGTACCGCAGGAGGATTAGGAGGAGGTTGGGCATTAATTGCTCTCGCCATAATTTTAGGGGGAGTTGGTTTCGGCCCTTATGTGGATGTTCCCTCTGTTGTAATTGTAATTGGTGGTACAATTGCAGTTACTGCTGCTCAATTTGAATCTAGCGATTTAAAAAGAATTATGCCCGCATTTAAAGTTGCATTAAACGAAGTTAAAGTTGAACCTCTGCCTGAATTAGTTGAAAAAATTGTTTTTTATGCAACGGAGATTAAAAAACATGGTGTTATGCAAATTGAGCAAAAAGTGTTACAAGAAACGAATCCTTTTTTTAGAGAAGCATTCCAACTTTTAGTTGATGGAACAAAAGCTGATGTTTTACAGCCATTAATGGAATTAAAGTTAGAACATATGGAAAAAAGACATTCGACTATGATATCTATTTTTGGGAATATAGGTGGAACTGCAGGTGCAATGGGAATGATTGGAACTCTTGTTGGACTTGTTGCAATGCTTGCAAATCTATCTGATCCTGCAGCTGTTGGACCTGCTATGGCTGTTGCTTTGTTAACAACTTTATATGGTGCGTTACTTGGAACTCTTTTTGCTGGTATTGCTGAAAGTAAATTATCTCAAAAACATTCAAAAGAAGCAACTGCCTGTGAAGTAATTATTCATGGTGCAACAATGATTGCTGCTGAAGAATCAATAGGAAATATAAAAATGCAATTAAATTCTATTTTAGTTGAAGTTGTAGAGTAG
- a CDS encoding flagellin, which translates to MEIGRTAEIDNSKANNLEKIQKVSNVDQKSKVIQEDEYKKALGTENISDKNEVTLDNVKFGYNKSSKDFFVKITRGEAEYKYPTEDMMKVKAFVLQELENSNNK; encoded by the coding sequence ATGGAAATTGGTAGAACTGCAGAGATAGATAATTCTAAAGCTAATAATTTAGAAAAAATCCAAAAAGTTAGTAATGTTGATCAAAAGAGTAAAGTTATCCAAGAAGATGAATATAAAAAAGCATTAGGTACTGAAAATATTTCAGATAAAAATGAAGTAACTTTAGATAATGTAAAGTTCGGATACAATAAAAGTTCGAAAGATTTTTTTGTAAAAATAACAAGAGGTGAAGCTGAATATAAATATCCAACAGAGGATATGATGAAAGTTAAAGCATTTGTTTTACAAGAATTAGAAAATTCAAATAATAAATAA
- a CDS encoding flagellar hook assembly protein FlgD — translation MASTVEVNSSTGVDGNTYTTAISNDTLTNDDFLKLMIQELKMQDPTKPTDSASMLSTQMQMSSMNTNQEMIKAMQSMQTAFSQSSLSNASGIIGKNVEDGNINQSGVTKAYTVRSVENVDGNIQVKAQEILYLEDRVVLPDSTDPTKSTIVNYNVNGEILDDNGVKTGKKIVLTAPGTPLVSDGKLTILDENDEKIPDNKYSLAGVSVAVYSDQMTTLPFSTITKIF, via the coding sequence ATGGCTAGTACAGTAGAAGTAAATTCAAGCACAGGTGTAGACGGTAATACTTATACAACAGCAATAAGTAATGATACTTTAACTAATGATGATTTTTTAAAATTGATGATTCAAGAATTAAAAATGCAAGATCCAACAAAACCAACAGATTCAGCATCAATGCTTTCTACTCAGATGCAAATGTCATCTATGAATACAAATCAAGAAATGATAAAAGCAATGCAATCAATGCAAACGGCTTTTTCACAATCTTCTTTATCAAATGCATCAGGAATTATTGGAAAAAATGTTGAAGATGGAAATATTAATCAATCAGGTGTTACTAAAGCATATACAGTAAGATCAGTAGAAAACGTTGATGGAAATATTCAAGTAAAAGCACAAGAAATTTTATATCTTGAAGATAGAGTTGTTCTTCCTGATTCTACAGATCCCACAAAAAGTACAATAGTAAATTACAATGTTAATGGTGAGATTTTAGATGATAATGGTGTTAAAACAGGAAAGAAAATTGTTTTAACAGCTCCGGGGACTCCTTTAGTTAGTGATGGTAAATTAACAATACTTGATGAAAATGATGAAAAAATTCCAGATAATAAATATTCATTAGCTGGTGTCTCTGTAGCTGTGTATTCTGACCAAATGACTACATTACCCTTTTCAACTATAACAAAAATATTCTAA
- a CDS encoding flagellar motor protein MotB, which yields MAKNKCPECPKCLPGWLVQFGDLMSLLLTFFILLLSMAVMDKVKVEEYFNIMKKAMGFIDASTDVETQSDSYSTQNNSSTSDQNDSSNESSFDNTEQNVAQAVQEMNSSQNIESQEIKMEKGKNEFVLDIPSSIMFDDGEYELTNANAKTFISKIARVIRTMPQTFNIEIIGYTDTNRVLSSTIPRDAWDISALRSISVVKELIKNKIDPSILKVSAYGSFHPKSDVAADNRRVEMRFFSQDNQQDILTQENFFDRLE from the coding sequence ATGGCAAAAAATAAATGTCCAGAATGTCCTAAATGTTTACCCGGTTGGCTTGTACAATTTGGTGATTTAATGTCATTATTACTTACCTTTTTTATTCTTTTATTATCTATGGCGGTTATGGATAAAGTTAAAGTTGAAGAATATTTTAATATTATGAAAAAAGCAATGGGATTTATTGATGCATCTACAGATGTGGAAACTCAAAGTGATTCATATTCTACTCAAAATAATAGTTCAACTTCAGATCAAAATGATTCATCAAATGAAAGTTCTTTTGATAATACTGAACAGAATGTTGCACAAGCTGTTCAAGAAATGAATTCTAGTCAAAATATTGAAAGTCAAGAAATTAAAATGGAAAAAGGCAAAAATGAGTTTGTTTTAGATATTCCATCAAGTATAATGTTTGATGATGGTGAATATGAATTAACAAATGCAAATGCAAAGACATTTATTTCTAAAATTGCACGAGTTATAAGAACAATGCCTCAAACTTTTAATATTGAAATAATAGGATATACTGATACTAATAGAGTTTTAAGTAGTACAATTCCACGTGATGCTTGGGATATATCTGCTTTGAGATCTATTTCAGTAGTTAAAGAATTAATTAAAAATAAAATTGATCCATCAATATTAAAGGTTTCAGCTTATGGTTCATTTCATCCTAAGAGTGATGTTGCAGCTGATAATAGAAGGGTTGAAATGAGATTCTTTTCTCAAGATAATCAACAAGATATTTTAACGCAAGAAAATTTCTTCGATAGGTTGGAATAA
- a CDS encoding flagellar hook-basal body complex protein, whose product MIGSLWNGVSGLSAFEKALNVESNNSTNVNTIGHKADDIKFENMMYENGYGKGTSISSVSKIMTQGNLKQTNNNYDVAIEGKGYFIISDRKTNDTYYTRAGNFYMAEDGLLQTQNGMKVLGLTPQSNNIVTSDSTKTKFDDSYTENIVAQTIGNPNFLQTINARATNYTTSAVDKGVSGDGLKTKSAQIIDIDALITDYKNKLDLYSTTSTAVSSPSASQVTNIDLSTSMNQLINENDSIKVTIDNAEIRQAFDTDIATTMKKLSDKISNIKGLSSSVNTTTGLLTINSLIPAKEVKIKDAQINENFLNITNTQNAILGSGIGLVNSSRDALKTALEFSNAKLLDITSTMSLVGQESLSVNEIQMKLSNLNLSENSSGKVEISDGIIFLKDNGNKFIVGKLQTANFTNEQGLMPQGDNMYENTLESGRAFYAGTLNKIVGNSLEMSTSSTANSLTNLLVYQKAFEANSKSITTSDEMLQTAIQLRK is encoded by the coding sequence ATGATTGGTTCATTATGGAATGGAGTTTCAGGTTTAAGTGCTTTTGAAAAAGCATTAAATGTTGAATCAAATAATTCTACTAATGTTAATACTATTGGACATAAAGCTGATGATATAAAATTTGAAAATATGATGTATGAAAATGGATATGGAAAAGGTACATCTATTAGTTCTGTAAGTAAAATTATGACACAAGGTAATTTGAAACAAACAAATAATAATTATGATGTTGCAATTGAAGGGAAAGGCTATTTTATAATCTCAGACAGAAAAACTAATGATACTTATTATACAAGAGCTGGTAATTTTTATATGGCTGAAGATGGCTTATTACAAACTCAAAATGGCATGAAGGTACTTGGATTAACTCCTCAGTCAAATAATATTGTTACTTCTGATTCAACAAAAACGAAATTTGATGATTCATATACTGAAAATATTGTAGCACAAACTATAGGTAATCCAAACTTTTTGCAAACAATAAATGCAAGAGCAACTAACTACACAACTTCAGCTGTTGATAAAGGTGTAAGTGGAGATGGATTAAAAACAAAATCTGCACAAATTATTGACATAGATGCTTTAATTACTGATTATAAGAACAAACTTGATTTATATTCAACAACGTCAACAGCAGTTTCTTCTCCTTCAGCTTCTCAAGTAACTAATATTGATTTATCAACTTCTATGAATCAATTGATAAATGAGAATGATAGTATAAAAGTTACAATAGATAATGCTGAAATACGTCAGGCTTTTGATACAGATATTGCAACAACGATGAAAAAACTTTCAGATAAAATATCTAATATCAAAGGTTTAAGTTCATCTGTTAATACTACAACTGGACTTTTAACTATTAATTCTTTGATTCCTGCAAAAGAAGTAAAAATAAAAGATGCTCAAATAAATGAAAATTTTTTGAATATTACAAATACTCAAAATGCAATTTTAGGTTCAGGAATAGGGCTGGTTAATAGCTCTCGAGATGCATTAAAAACTGCATTAGAATTTTCTAATGCTAAATTATTAGATATTACAAGCACAATGTCTTTAGTTGGTCAAGAATCATTATCTGTTAATGAAATACAAATGAAACTATCGAATTTAAATTTATCAGAAAATAGTTCTGGTAAAGTTGAAATATCAGATGGAATAATTTTTTTAAAAGATAATGGTAATAAGTTTATAGTTGGAAAACTACAGACCGCAAATTTTACGAATGAACAAGGACTAATGCCGCAGGGTGACAATATGTATGAAAATACTTTAGAGTCAGGACGAGCATTTTATGCAGGGACTTTAAACAAAATTGTTGGTAATTCTTTAGAAATGAGTACATCAAGTACAGCGAATAGTTTAACAAATTTGCTAGTATACCAAAAAGCATTTGAAGCAAATTCTAAGTCAATTACAACTTCTGATGAAATGTTACAAACTGCAATTCAATTAAGAAAATAG